In Pedobacter sp. SL55, the following proteins share a genomic window:
- a CDS encoding sensor histidine kinase, producing the protein MKKKSLWIITALMTFALLGVFVMQMYYIRESYNLKSQLFEQNVNQALVAVVNKIQKQNVIHRINQKDNEFKELEVSNIRSKTDSIVSFKVKFKENEIQRKLKQQQQILAYLNFQDSIINANYLQPQIISEEDYAILSNPKPNESTLTFNINELRTPDGKVVSRRLSSNYSRKRPVIRLNQLPDTIIYLAFSPTDLRPQFITLPSVDADLKVRFKMEDAKAEHKYKIELERLYADTVNLFANGRNVMLLRDVAKEMANKNVPLEDRMPSQEIVDTLIKAELLSKNIDLDYNYWVTPSRNTGKVIYQNASLPTGDVMPKNTFSKVIFGNDLLTKDPGMLYVSFPNKNSLIFNNMFVTLASSVGLLLVLISIFAYTIYAIIRQKKLSEMKTDFINNMTHEFKTPVATIMIASEALKDPDLTPDKARVNRLAGIIYDENVRLGNHIERVLNVAKLDNKELKLERNPVAINDLIALVVDSMSLQLQKKDTALILALDANPDVVIGDELHLSNMIYNLIDNANKYSPENPKITIKTKTLGREICIEVSDEGIGMSKEQSKRIFDQFYRVPTGNLHDVKGFGLGLSYVNDIIKQMNGTIKVQSEKDKGTTFVIHLPLN; encoded by the coding sequence ATGAAAAAGAAGAGCCTTTGGATAATTACCGCCTTAATGACCTTTGCGTTGTTGGGGGTTTTTGTGATGCAGATGTATTACATTAGGGAGTCGTACAACCTAAAATCTCAGTTGTTCGAACAGAATGTAAACCAAGCGCTAGTTGCCGTTGTTAATAAAATACAGAAACAGAATGTTATTCATCGTATTAACCAAAAAGACAATGAGTTCAAGGAATTAGAGGTTAGCAACATACGAAGTAAAACAGACAGTATTGTATCATTCAAGGTAAAGTTCAAAGAAAACGAAATTCAACGAAAGCTAAAGCAGCAGCAGCAGATTTTAGCTTATTTAAATTTCCAAGATAGTATTATTAATGCCAATTATCTTCAGCCTCAAATTATTAGCGAAGAAGATTATGCCATCTTATCCAACCCCAAACCTAATGAAAGCACACTCACATTTAACATTAACGAGTTAAGAACGCCAGATGGTAAGGTGGTAAGTCGGAGGCTATCCTCTAATTATTCCCGTAAGCGCCCAGTAATTAGGCTAAACCAATTGCCAGATACCATTATATATTTGGCATTTAGCCCTACAGATCTTAGGCCTCAATTTATCACATTGCCATCTGTAGACGCAGATTTGAAAGTGAGATTTAAAATGGAGGATGCCAAGGCGGAGCATAAGTACAAAATTGAGCTTGAGCGATTGTACGCAGATACCGTTAATTTATTCGCTAACGGCAGAAATGTGATGCTTTTGCGGGATGTGGCCAAAGAGATGGCTAATAAAAACGTGCCCCTTGAAGATAGGATGCCTAGTCAAGAAATTGTAGATACATTAATTAAGGCAGAACTGCTGAGTAAGAATATTGATTTAGATTATAATTATTGGGTAACGCCATCAAGAAATACGGGCAAGGTTATTTACCAGAACGCATCTTTGCCAACAGGCGATGTAATGCCTAAAAACACCTTTAGCAAAGTTATTTTTGGCAACGATTTGCTTACCAAAGATCCGGGAATGCTGTATGTGAGTTTCCCCAACAAAAATTCGTTGATATTTAATAACATGTTTGTAACCTTGGCGTCTTCTGTAGGCTTGTTATTGGTACTCATCTCTATTTTTGCTTATACCATTTATGCCATCATCCGCCAGAAAAAACTTTCGGAGATGAAAACAGATTTTATCAACAACATGACGCATGAGTTTAAAACTCCTGTAGCTACCATCATGATTGCTAGCGAAGCCCTAAAAGATCCTGATTTAACACCAGATAAGGCAAGGGTTAACCGTTTGGCCGGCATTATTTACGATGAGAATGTGCGTTTAGGTAATCACATTGAAAGGGTGTTGAACGTGGCCAAACTAGATAACAAAGAACTTAAGCTAGAGCGCAACCCAGTAGCCATTAATGATTTGATTGCGTTAGTGGTAGATAGCATGAGCCTACAACTACAAAAGAAAGATACCGCATTGATTTTAGCATTAGATGCTAATCCGGATGTGGTTATTGGCGATGAACTGCATCTTTCGAATATGATTTACAATTTGATTGATAACGCAAATAAATACAGTCCAGAAAACCCTAAAATAACCATAAAAACCAAAACCTTGGGCAGAGAGATTTGTATAGAAGTGAGCGATGAAGGAATTGGAATGAGTAAGGAGCAGAGCAAAAGAATATTTGATCAGTTTTACAGGGTACCTACAGGAAATTTACACGACGTGAAAGGTTTTGGCCTAGGTTTAAGCTATGTAAACGACATTATTAAACAGATGAACGGTACCATTAAGGTGCAAAGCGAGAAAGATAAAGGAACCACATTTGTAATACATTTACCATTAAATTAA
- a CDS encoding response regulator transcription factor, translated as MKKILLVEDDPNLGLLLQDYLQIKGNFEVVLCADGEEGLKAFGKQAFDICILDVMMPKKDGFTLGKEIRKSDPNVPIIFATAKSMMEDKASAYDLGGDDYITKPFRIEELLLRINALLKRVSTVQTVQEEEPKQFEIGNYTFDYTTQLIHFKGAQQKLSTKEAELLRLLCLKKNSVLTREEALIHIWHDDNYFNGRSMDVFLSKLRKYLREDPKVEIINVHGKGYKLVVN; from the coding sequence ATGAAGAAAATACTGTTGGTTGAGGATGATCCGAATTTAGGATTGCTGCTGCAAGACTACTTACAGATTAAAGGTAATTTTGAAGTGGTGTTATGTGCCGACGGCGAAGAAGGCTTAAAAGCCTTTGGCAAACAAGCTTTTGATATTTGTATTTTAGATGTGATGATGCCCAAAAAAGATGGTTTTACATTGGGCAAAGAAATCAGAAAGTCTGACCCGAACGTGCCCATTATTTTTGCCACTGCAAAATCTATGATGGAAGATAAAGCTTCGGCTTACGATTTGGGCGGCGATGATTACATTACCAAGCCATTTAGAATTGAGGAGCTTTTGCTTCGTATCAACGCTTTATTAAAAAGGGTTTCTACGGTACAAACGGTGCAAGAAGAAGAACCAAAGCAATTTGAAATAGGCAATTATACTTTTGATTATACCACGCAATTAATTCATTTTAAAGGGGCGCAACAAAAACTATCTACCAAAGAAGCAGAGTTATTGCGTTTGCTATGCTTAAAGAAAAATAGTGTGCTTACTAGAGAAGAAGCATTAATACATATTTGGCATGATGATAATTACTTTAATGGCCGTAGCATGGATGTGTTTTTAAGTAAGTTGCGTAAATATTTGAGAGAAGATCCAAAAGTAGAAATCATCAATGTTCACGGCAAAGGATATAAATTGGTAGTGAATTAA
- a CDS encoding putative DNA modification/repair radical SAM protein, translated as MSERLREKLNILADAAKYDVSCSSSGSDRKNTNKGVGNGHKSGICHTYTEDGRCVSLLKILLTNHCIFDCAYCVSRRSNDIERAAFTVDEVVELTMNFYRRNYIEGLFLSSGIFKNADFTMERLLRVVKKLRLEENYNGYIHLKTIPGASDELITEAGLYADRMSINLEMPTETGLKLLAPEKSHEDVIKPLGFVKNQIIQFKEEKKLIKSVPKFVPAGQSTQMVIGATPETDKEIMYTAANFYRSFSLKRVYYSGYIPISNDSRMPVLGTQPPLLRENRLYQTDWLMRFYGFDVRELLNDANPHLDTDIDPKLSWALRNMHLFPIDINTADYQMILRVPGIGVGSAQKIVQARKFGKLYIHQLKKIGIAYNRAKHFITCADTPYQLKDFQSHQIKGFILAESQSKYLKTPNNQMLLF; from the coding sequence ATGTCTGAAAGATTAAGAGAAAAGTTAAACATATTGGCCGATGCGGCAAAGTATGATGTTTCGTGCTCATCGAGCGGTAGCGACAGAAAAAACACTAACAAAGGTGTAGGAAATGGGCACAAATCTGGTATTTGCCATACTTATACAGAAGACGGAAGGTGTGTTTCTTTACTTAAAATTCTTCTTACCAATCATTGTATCTTTGATTGTGCTTATTGTGTTTCTCGCAGAAGCAATGACATAGAACGTGCCGCTTTTACTGTAGATGAAGTGGTAGAGCTAACCATGAATTTCTACCGTAGAAACTATATAGAAGGGCTTTTTTTAAGCTCGGGCATCTTCAAAAATGCCGATTTTACCATGGAAAGATTACTTCGTGTGGTAAAAAAATTGAGGCTCGAAGAAAACTACAATGGATACATTCACTTAAAAACCATTCCTGGTGCAAGCGACGAGCTGATTACCGAAGCCGGGCTATACGCAGACAGGATGAGCATCAACTTAGAGATGCCAACGGAAACTGGCTTGAAACTTTTAGCTCCAGAAAAAAGCCACGAAGATGTGATTAAACCATTAGGTTTTGTAAAAAATCAAATCATCCAATTTAAAGAAGAAAAAAAACTGATTAAAAGTGTACCCAAGTTTGTTCCTGCTGGCCAGAGCACGCAAATGGTTATTGGCGCCACGCCCGAAACCGATAAAGAAATTATGTACACCGCTGCAAATTTCTACCGTAGCTTTTCGCTAAAGCGAGTTTATTATTCGGGCTACATTCCTATTAGTAACGATAGTAGAATGCCAGTTTTGGGCACACAACCGCCACTGTTGCGAGAAAACCGGCTTTACCAAACCGATTGGTTAATGCGCTTTTATGGCTTTGATGTTCGCGAATTACTGAATGATGCCAATCCTCATTTAGATACCGATATTGACCCAAAATTGAGCTGGGCGTTAAGAAACATGCACCTCTTTCCTATCGATATTAACACGGCAGACTACCAAATGATTTTACGTGTACCGGGTATTGGCGTAGGTTCCGCACAAAAAATTGTACAGGCTCGCAAATTCGGCAAACTCTACATTCATCAGCTAAAAAAAATTGGGATTGCTTACAATAGAGCGAAACATTTTATTACGTGCGCAGATACGCCATACCAGTTAAAGGATTTTCAGAGCCACCAAATTAAAGGATTTATTTTAGCAGAAAGCCAGAGCAAATACCTGAAAACACCTAACAATCAAATGTTGTTGTTTTAG
- a CDS encoding DUF3127 domain-containing protein encodes MEIKGKVHEIGAVQQVSETFKKRDLIVEYAENPTYPEYIRFEALQDKTALLDSLKAGDEIEVSFNLRGRPWTNKEGVTSYFNSLVVWRVTALANAAGAAPAAAPQYAAPADVSTAAGEDDDLPF; translated from the coding sequence ATGGAAATTAAAGGTAAGGTGCACGAAATTGGTGCAGTACAACAAGTGAGTGAAACGTTCAAAAAACGTGATTTGATAGTAGAATATGCAGAAAACCCAACCTATCCAGAATACATTAGGTTTGAGGCGTTACAAGATAAAACCGCTTTGTTGGATAGCTTAAAGGCTGGCGACGAGATTGAGGTTTCGTTTAACTTGCGTGGTCGCCCGTGGACAAATAAGGAAGGGGTAACCTCATATTTTAACAGTTTGGTGGTATGGCGTGTTACTGCTTTGGCTAATGCAGCAGGAGCAGCACCAGCAGCTGCACCGCAATATGCAGCACCTGCAGATGTAAGCACCGCCGCTGGCGAAGATGACGATTTGCCGTTTTAA
- a CDS encoding THUMP domain-containing class I SAM-dependent RNA methyltransferase codes for MTQVFHTKSKVIITCNKRLSTYLQAEVEELGYTIIRSFSTGVELNITLNECIKLNLNLRCASQILYSLKSFTAKNPEELYTALVAMEWEELLDFSGYFSVTSNVDNAFITTPLFANLKVKDAIVDRIKDKKGIRPNTGSDANKAVVHLYWKDSDADVFIDTSGETLSKHGYRKIPGKAPMLEALAASTVLATKWDQKSPFVNPMCGSGTLAIEAALLATNRRPGLYRMNYGFMHIIGYDEEVFFAERRILKDQVIKNIDLQIIATDISEDAVEVSRKNAKTAGVDQLIQFEVCDFADTHVPEGGKGVVVFNPEYGERLGTHSKLELTYKRMGDFMKTKCKGYYGYIFTGNPDLAKKIGLKADKKIEFYNGKLDCRMLEYELYDGSRRPENERPNKQ; via the coding sequence ATGACACAAGTTTTCCACACCAAGAGTAAGGTAATCATTACCTGTAATAAAAGGCTATCAACCTACCTACAAGCAGAAGTAGAAGAACTAGGCTATACCATAATAAGAAGTTTCTCTACCGGGGTTGAGCTAAACATTACCCTTAACGAGTGTATCAAGCTTAACCTAAACTTGCGTTGTGCAAGTCAAATTTTATATAGCTTAAAAAGCTTTACTGCTAAAAATCCAGAAGAGCTTTACACAGCCTTAGTAGCCATGGAGTGGGAAGAATTACTAGATTTCTCTGGTTATTTCTCCGTTACCTCTAATGTAGATAATGCATTTATCACTACCCCCTTATTTGCTAATTTAAAGGTTAAAGATGCCATTGTAGATAGAATTAAAGATAAAAAAGGCATTCGCCCAAATACTGGCTCCGACGCCAATAAGGCCGTAGTACATTTATATTGGAAAGATAGCGATGCTGATGTTTTCATAGATACTAGCGGCGAAACATTGAGCAAACACGGGTACAGAAAAATACCTGGCAAAGCGCCAATGCTAGAAGCCTTAGCTGCAAGCACAGTTTTAGCTACCAAATGGGACCAAAAATCTCCATTTGTAAACCCAATGTGCGGCTCTGGAACCTTGGCCATAGAAGCAGCTTTACTTGCAACCAACCGTAGGCCAGGCTTATACCGCATGAATTACGGCTTTATGCACATTATAGGCTATGATGAAGAAGTTTTTTTTGCCGAACGCAGGATTTTAAAAGATCAGGTAATTAAAAACATAGACTTACAGATTATAGCTACCGATATTTCTGAAGATGCAGTTGAGGTTAGTAGAAAAAATGCTAAAACCGCAGGGGTTGACCAACTCATACAATTTGAGGTTTGCGACTTTGCAGATACGCATGTGCCCGAAGGTGGGAAAGGCGTTGTGGTATTTAATCCCGAATATGGGGAAAGATTGGGTACACACAGCAAACTAGAATTGACCTACAAGCGCATGGGCGATTTTATGAAAACCAAATGTAAGGGCTATTATGGATATATTTTTACCGGAAACCCCGATTTAGCAAAGAAAATAGGGCTTAAAGCCGATAAAAAGATAGAATTTTACAACGGGAAACTCGATTGCAGAATGTTAGAATATGAGCTATATGATGGCAGTAGAAGACCAGAAAATGAACGTCCAAACAAACAATAG
- a CDS encoding outer membrane beta-barrel family protein encodes MKKTLLAVLTILLFSYSAFSQTNSAKGTIADLSANAKLHNATISVLNAKDSTLYKFTRATPDGNFSFGQMKNGSFILLVTYPEYADFVNKFTLDSANKSIDFKVIDMKTKAKLLNEVIIKGQAAAIKIKGDTTEFNAAAYKIQPNDRVEDLLKKFPGVTVDAQGKITAQGKTVEKVLVDGEEFFGDDPTLVTKNLRADMVDKVQLFEKASDQAAFTGVDDGEKKQTLNIVLKDDKKQGYFGKVDAGYGTDDFYQIQAMINKFKNKEKIAAYFTSSNTGKTGLDWNDADRFGASSNMEMTDDGMIFFTTGGDELDGGGRYWGEGIPTAHNGGIHYENKWKNDKHSLNTNYKAGSLNVKTDKNTINQNNLIGGLIVTTSDDNRESDLFRQKLDATYNVKLDTSANLKVVIDGTLKNTELESTFGSESRRGDQSLINTSERTTANKGRQQLFNWSALYTKKLKKVGRNFSINLSQNYSKNNTDGNLYSNNNFYDDAGSFVRKEEIDQLNDNDVVLNKLAANLTYTEPLSKFLSLVASYGISLSSNDAHRKTYDRGLSGNYDQLNTTFSNNFQSDQLINQVGAIFNYKKGKTVINFGTKTSFVNFDQVEQYSNQTFNRNFINWLPQAMYQYKFSAQKSFTFRYNGSTTQPTVNQLQPVRTNDDPLNLPEGNPLLKPAYNNRFNIRYNTYKVISSQNFYISANGGFVNNAIVSSNVTDLEGRTIYKSVNLEDATPANYSTYIGFSRKLKFLFDINAGVELSSNGSTNYNYVFDNTTNLTQLNKTNSINFGPSLNLSKYGENNNFYLSFGPRYQSQVASLQKNLSNQGWGYSGYFDAQLKLPKKIRFSLNSEYTYQPSTQSFDNNFERLIINATLTKAFFKQETLKFSISANDMLDENKGFNRYASGSSIIQTTYNNIGQYFMFSLIWDFNKMGVGAPKTN; translated from the coding sequence ATGAAGAAAACGTTACTCGCCGTGTTAACGATTTTGCTGTTTTCTTATTCAGCATTTTCGCAAACAAATTCTGCAAAAGGCACCATTGCCGACCTATCTGCCAACGCTAAACTGCACAATGCCACAATTAGTGTGTTAAACGCAAAAGACTCTACACTTTACAAGTTTACCAGAGCTACCCCAGATGGAAACTTCTCTTTTGGGCAAATGAAAAATGGAAGTTTCATCCTCTTGGTAACCTACCCTGAGTATGCCGATTTTGTAAACAAATTCACTTTAGATTCTGCCAATAAATCTATCGATTTTAAAGTGATAGACATGAAAACCAAAGCCAAGTTACTAAACGAGGTAATTATTAAGGGACAGGCAGCGGCTATTAAAATTAAAGGCGACACCACAGAATTTAATGCTGCTGCGTACAAAATACAGCCAAATGATCGTGTAGAAGATTTGCTAAAGAAATTTCCGGGTGTAACGGTTGATGCCCAAGGCAAAATTACCGCACAAGGTAAAACGGTAGAAAAAGTTTTGGTAGATGGAGAGGAGTTTTTTGGCGACGACCCAACCTTGGTAACCAAAAACCTAAGGGCCGATATGGTTGACAAAGTGCAATTATTTGAAAAAGCCAGCGACCAAGCGGCTTTTACCGGTGTTGATGATGGCGAAAAAAAGCAAACCTTAAATATCGTACTGAAAGACGATAAAAAACAAGGCTACTTTGGCAAAGTAGATGCGGGTTATGGCACTGATGATTTTTATCAGATCCAGGCCATGATCAATAAGTTTAAGAATAAAGAAAAAATTGCGGCTTATTTTACCTCTAGTAATACAGGAAAAACGGGTTTAGATTGGAATGATGCTGACAGATTTGGTGCCTCTAGTAACATGGAAATGACTGATGACGGAATGATATTCTTTACCACCGGCGGCGACGAACTTGATGGTGGTGGCAGATATTGGGGAGAAGGTATTCCAACTGCTCATAACGGAGGTATACACTACGAAAACAAGTGGAAAAACGATAAGCATTCTTTAAATACGAACTATAAAGCTGGTTCACTCAATGTGAAAACAGATAAAAACACCATTAATCAGAATAACTTAATTGGTGGGCTCATTGTAACCACTAGTGATGATAACCGCGAAAGCGACCTGTTTAGACAAAAATTGGATGCTACCTACAACGTAAAACTAGATACCAGCGCTAATTTAAAAGTTGTGATAGACGGCACGCTTAAAAACACCGAACTAGAAAGTACATTTGGCTCTGAGAGTAGACGTGGCGATCAAAGTTTAATCAATACGTCCGAAAGAACCACCGCTAACAAAGGAAGACAACAGCTGTTCAACTGGAGTGCACTTTACACCAAAAAACTGAAAAAAGTTGGAAGAAACTTCTCTATCAACTTGTCTCAAAACTATAGCAAAAACAATACCGACGGCAATTTATATTCTAATAACAACTTTTATGACGATGCGGGTTCTTTTGTAAGAAAAGAAGAGATTGATCAGCTAAACGACAATGATGTGGTGTTGAACAAGTTGGCTGCCAACCTAACCTATACCGAGCCGCTTAGCAAATTTTTGAGCTTAGTAGCTAGTTATGGCATCAGTTTAAGTAGTAACGATGCGCATAGGAAAACTTATGATAGGGGTTTATCTGGCAATTACGATCAACTAAACACCACCTTTAGCAACAATTTCCAATCAGACCAGCTAATTAACCAAGTTGGTGCCATTTTCAATTATAAAAAAGGGAAAACCGTAATAAACTTTGGTACAAAAACGAGTTTCGTAAACTTCGATCAAGTAGAGCAATACAGCAACCAAACATTTAACCGCAATTTTATCAATTGGTTGCCACAGGCAATGTATCAATACAAGTTCTCCGCACAAAAATCGTTTACTTTTAGATACAACGGCTCTACTACGCAACCAACCGTAAACCAATTGCAGCCAGTAAGAACCAACGACGACCCACTAAACCTACCCGAAGGTAACCCATTATTGAAACCCGCTTACAACAACCGCTTTAATATACGCTACAACACCTATAAGGTAATTAGCAGCCAAAATTTCTACATCAGCGCTAATGGTGGTTTCGTTAACAATGCTATTGTAAGCAGCAACGTTACAGATTTAGAAGGCCGCACCATTTACAAGTCTGTAAACTTAGAAGATGCAACACCTGCCAACTACAGCACTTATATAGGGTTTTCTAGAAAGCTGAAATTTTTATTTGATATCAATGCCGGAGTTGAGCTAAGTTCTAACGGGTCTACCAATTACAACTACGTTTTCGATAACACGACAAACCTAACACAGTTGAATAAAACCAACAGCATTAACTTTGGCCCTTCACTTAACTTAAGCAAATACGGAGAAAACAATAATTTCTATCTCTCGTTTGGCCCTAGGTACCAATCTCAAGTAGCTTCTTTACAAAAAAACCTAAGCAACCAAGGTTGGGGATATAGCGGCTATTTCGATGCACAATTAAAGCTACCTAAAAAAATTAGGTTCTCTTTAAACTCCGAATACACGTATCAACCTAGTACACAATCGTTCGATAATAATTTTGAAAGGCTAATCATTAACGCCACTTTAACCAAAGCATTCTTTAAACAAGAAACTTTAAAATTCTCAATTAGTGCCAACGATATGTTAGATGAGAATAAAGGTTTCAACCGTTATGCATCAGGAAGCTCGATTATCCAAACTACCTACAATAACATCGGGCAATATTTCATGTTCTCGCTCATCTGGGATTTCAACAAAATGGGCGTTGGGGCGCCAAAAACAAACTGA
- a CDS encoding TIGR03915 family putative DNA repair protein, with product MIYIFDGSLEGLLTAVFEWFERKPGIVSVMPKSRYQPDAFTTAFEVLTDRTKADRVWNGLAKRLDRDWMRKIYCTYLSEIDQMHQEIFGFCCYIFQHQAGAEKNYGNAQVLNITQTARKVEREKHRMEAFIRFQKTAEGMFYSGIDPDFNVIPLLVNHFKNRYADQTWIIYDIKRHYGIYYDLQTVEEIKMDIDLNLLKKANQHLLDEQEALYADLWKDYFKSTNIVARKNTKLHTQHVPKRYWKYLTEKL from the coding sequence ATGATTTACATTTTCGATGGAAGTTTAGAAGGTTTACTAACCGCAGTTTTCGAATGGTTTGAAAGGAAACCGGGAATAGTTAGCGTTATGCCGAAAAGCAGGTATCAGCCAGATGCGTTTACGACCGCTTTTGAGGTTTTAACAGATAGAACCAAGGCTGACAGGGTGTGGAATGGCTTGGCAAAGCGACTAGATAGAGACTGGATGAGGAAGATATATTGTACTTACCTCTCAGAAATAGACCAAATGCACCAAGAAATTTTTGGTTTCTGCTGTTACATCTTTCAGCATCAGGCGGGTGCCGAAAAAAATTACGGCAATGCACAGGTATTAAATATTACGCAAACAGCCAGAAAGGTAGAACGCGAAAAACATAGAATGGAAGCATTCATCCGCTTTCAAAAAACGGCCGAGGGAATGTTTTATTCCGGCATCGATCCAGATTTCAATGTTATCCCGCTACTGGTTAACCATTTTAAAAATCGTTATGCCGACCAAACATGGATCATCTATGACATTAAAAGGCATTACGGTATCTATTACGACCTGCAAACAGTAGAAGAAATTAAAATGGATATAGACCTAAATTTATTAAAAAAAGCTAACCAACACCTGTTAGATGAGCAAGAAGCTTTATACGCCGATTTATGGAAAGACTATTTTAAAAGTACCAATATTGTAGCCCGTAAAAACACTAAACTACATACCCAACATGTACCTAAACGCTATTGGAAATACTTAACCGAAAAATTATAG
- a CDS encoding HD domain-containing protein — MQNIIDQTITFVKTVLKNAEAGHDWFHIERVYKTAQHINETEKADALVVALAALLHDIADSKFNGGDEEIGPQKAGDFLENIGVQPQIINEVKLIIKNLSFKASFGQINYTSKELDVVQDADRLDAIGAIGIARAFTYGGFKNRVLYDPAIKPNLKMTKEEYKNTTAPTINHFYEKLLLLKDLMKTETGKNMAKQRHDFMLSYLDQFYAEWEGKK, encoded by the coding sequence ATGCAAAACATCATTGATCAAACCATAACCTTTGTTAAAACCGTTCTAAAAAATGCAGAAGCAGGACATGATTGGTTCCATATAGAAAGAGTGTATAAAACTGCACAACACATTAACGAAACTGAAAAAGCAGATGCGTTAGTTGTAGCCTTAGCTGCATTGCTGCATGATATTGCAGATAGTAAATTTAACGGTGGAGACGAAGAAATTGGACCACAAAAAGCTGGAGATTTTTTAGAGAATATAGGCGTGCAACCACAAATAATTAACGAAGTAAAACTGATTATTAAAAACCTATCGTTTAAGGCAAGTTTTGGCCAAATCAATTACACTTCAAAAGAATTGGATGTAGTACAAGACGCTGATAGGCTAGATGCCATTGGCGCTATTGGCATTGCCAGAGCATTTACCTACGGAGGTTTCAAGAATAGGGTTTTGTATGACCCAGCTATCAAACCTAATTTAAAAATGACCAAAGAAGAGTATAAAAATACCACCGCTCCTACCATTAACCATTTTTACGAAAAGCTATTGTTGCTAAAAGATTTGATGAAAACCGAAACTGGGAAAAACATGGCCAAACAGCGGCATGATTTTATGCTTTCGTATCTCGATCAGTTTTACGCAGAATGGGAAGGTAAAAAATAA
- a CDS encoding GLPGLI family protein: MKKLTYIISAYLLLVAFHSNAQHARFVTQGTIAYEKRINAYTLIKDQIKIWGGGDDSFYKAALENYQKNNPQFKISKSTLYFGKETTAFIPTEEAIASTGGWFGDMIEFKQANSILTNVKAGTSKTQKKVYDETYMVSDSTRKINWKITDEFREIAGYNCRRANALVMDSVYVVAFYTEEIAVSGGPESFGGLPGMILGLALPHEHVTWFATSVSDAPVSEDKLKIPTKGKPVNNKQLYDILKSALKSWGKSAHQTFKWAMM, translated from the coding sequence ATGAAAAAATTAACATATATCATAAGCGCATATCTATTGCTCGTAGCGTTTCACTCAAATGCTCAACATGCCCGTTTTGTAACCCAGGGGACTATAGCATACGAAAAACGCATCAATGCTTACACCTTAATTAAAGATCAAATTAAAATCTGGGGCGGAGGCGATGACAGTTTTTATAAAGCAGCATTAGAAAACTATCAAAAGAACAACCCACAGTTTAAGATTTCGAAAAGCACACTTTATTTCGGTAAAGAAACTACCGCCTTTATACCTACAGAGGAAGCCATTGCAAGCACTGGTGGTTGGTTTGGGGATATGATAGAGTTTAAACAGGCAAATAGTATTTTAACAAACGTTAAAGCTGGAACCAGCAAAACCCAAAAAAAAGTTTACGATGAAACTTACATGGTAAGCGATAGTACCCGAAAAATAAATTGGAAAATTACCGATGAGTTTAGGGAAATTGCGGGCTACAATTGCCGTAGAGCAAATGCTTTGGTAATGGATTCTGTTTATGTAGTTGCCTTTTATACCGAAGAAATTGCGGTTAGTGGCGGCCCAGAATCTTTTGGTGGTTTACCCGGAATGATTTTGGGATTGGCCCTACCACACGAGCATGTAACTTGGTTTGCAACTTCGGTAAGCGATGCCCCAGTTAGCGAGGATAAACTAAAAATACCAACCAAAGGAAAACCGGTAAACAACAAACAGCTATACGATATTTTAAAATCAGCCCTAAAAAGCTGGGGAAAATCGGCGCACCAAACGTTTAAATGGGCGATGATGTAG
- a CDS encoding helix-turn-helix domain-containing protein produces the protein MMNETYRKEMQRIALRIRKVREFKNFSQEYLATKIGISQNAYSKIELGYSKITLDRLFHIAKLLDVDTYELLASKRN, from the coding sequence ATGATGAACGAAACTTACAGAAAAGAGATGCAACGCATCGCCTTAAGAATTAGAAAAGTACGCGAATTCAAAAATTTTTCGCAAGAGTATCTAGCTACCAAAATTGGCATTTCTCAAAATGCTTACAGCAAAATTGAGTTAGGCTATAGTAAAATTACGCTAGACAGGCTTTTCCACATCGCTAAGCTACTTGATGTAGACACCTATGAACTACTGGCTTCAAAAAGAAACTAG